A genomic region of Saccopteryx bilineata isolate mSacBil1 chromosome 1, mSacBil1_pri_phased_curated, whole genome shotgun sequence contains the following coding sequences:
- the C1H19orf38 gene encoding protein HIDE1 — protein sequence MPWTFLLFAAGSMAIPAPSILLVPPHPSSQEDPIYIECMAPMGFLGANFTLYGGEKVVQLLQAPEDQLGVIFNLSGGSWEATRGTFHCQYGVLGEHKQPQLSALSEPVYVSFPVRTWILALSLSLAGALLLAGLVTLAVVIRKVKIKRLQKKRERESCWAQINFTTTDMSFDNSLFAISMKMTAEGDTATLDACSDSTAAPENSGPRKRPTSTPSSPAPLEFSTFRACH from the exons ATGCCCTGGACTTTCCTTCTCTTCGCAGCCG GCTCCATGGCAATACCAGCACCATCCATCCTGCTGGTGCCTCCACATCCCAGCAGTCAAGAGGACCCCATCTACATCGAGTGCATGGCTCCCATGGGTTTCCTAGGGGCCAATTTCACACTGTACGGAGGGGAGAAGGTGGTCCAGCTCCTGCAGGCTCCTGAAGACCAACTCGGGGTCATCTTCAACCTGAGTGGCGGCAGCTGGGAAGCTACAAGGGGAACATTTCATTGCCAGTATGGCGTGCTAGGCGAGCACAAGCAACCGCAGTTGTCAGCACTCAGTGAGCCTGTGTATGTTTCCTTCCCAG TGCGCACATGGATACTGGCACTCTCCTTGAGTCTGGCTGGAGCCCTCCTCCTTGCTGGGCTGGTGACTCTCGCTGTGGTGATCAGGAAAG ttaaaataaaaagattgcagAAGAAAAG AGAGCGAGAATCCTGCTGGGCCCAGATTAACTTCACCACCACAG acatGTCCTTCGATAATTCCCTGTTTGCAATCTCAATG AAAATGACTGCAGAAGGAGACACAGCCACCCTGGATGCTTGCTCAGACTCCACTGCAGCCCCTGAAAACTCCGGTCCCCGGAAGAGGCCCACCTCCACACCATCCTCACCTGCACCCCTTGAATTCAGCACCTTCCGGGCCTGCCATTGA